A stretch of the Myxococcus guangdongensis genome encodes the following:
- a CDS encoding CC0125/CC1285 family lipoprotein gives MRLAPFIALLALAGCTTPYQRMGFAGGYRDTEVAPGVIRVEVRGNAYTSIETLEQYFHKRAGEICSGRKYDWRMDSGASNDPSSWTARQVGRSVTVTETPGFRKGWVTGVIACEGKQQVAKTTASPSPDKMQILDVASGRVANVSADIAMAKVPGSKRFAFVSDGKVEALTPEGHRVQVSTDKLDAAKALGYRFLSDAALERTDEAPRAPNPSAGADL, from the coding sequence ATGCGTCTCGCGCCATTCATTGCCCTCCTCGCCCTTGCAGGATGTACAACCCCCTACCAGCGGATGGGCTTTGCGGGCGGCTATCGCGACACGGAAGTAGCTCCCGGCGTTATTCGAGTCGAAGTCCGTGGCAACGCGTACACCAGCATTGAAACGCTGGAGCAGTACTTCCACAAACGGGCAGGCGAGATTTGCAGTGGGCGGAAGTACGACTGGCGCATGGACTCGGGCGCGTCGAACGACCCGAGTTCATGGACGGCGCGCCAAGTCGGGCGCTCCGTCACCGTTACCGAGACCCCAGGATTTCGGAAAGGCTGGGTCACAGGCGTCATCGCCTGCGAAGGAAAGCAGCAGGTTGCCAAGACAACCGCGTCCCCCTCACCAGACAAGATGCAGATCCTCGATGTCGCTTCCGGTCGCGTGGCCAATGTTTCGGCGGACATCGCCATGGCAAAAGTGCCTGGGTCCAAACGCTTCGCATTCGTCTCGGATGGAAAAGTGGAGGCACTGACACCAGAGGGGCACCGCGTTCAGGTCTCAACAGACAAATTGGACGCCGCAAAGGCATTGGGCTACCGATTCCTATCGGATGCAGCGCTGGAGAGGACTGACGAAGCGCCTCGTGCGCCTAACCCAAGCGCCGGAGCCGACTTGTAG